A DNA window from Maribellus comscasis contains the following coding sequences:
- a CDS encoding vitamin B12 dependent-methionine synthase activation domain-containing protein: MITKLRYSFEELSLSLHEIEEYMGFEKGLSPDPFPELIKAGLLKASFLCNISGGIKVLSPAFVDKTNNQIRMGNTTFSPGKIVTARLFHANSAALFVCTAGNQISEHSKKISTEGDALTGYIFDTIGSLIVEKAVDKMQEWLKNKMAIHGLNISDRFSPGYCNWDVSEQQKLFSLLPPRFCGITLSSSSLMNPIKSVSGIIGIGPELKQKGYQCNWCDDLNCFYGKIKRQKKPLKKSE; this comes from the coding sequence ATGATAACAAAGTTAAGATACAGTTTTGAAGAACTATCTTTAAGCCTCCACGAAATTGAGGAATACATGGGTTTTGAAAAAGGCTTGTCTCCCGACCCCTTTCCAGAACTCATAAAAGCCGGATTATTAAAAGCTTCTTTTTTGTGCAATATCAGTGGAGGTATAAAAGTTTTATCGCCTGCTTTTGTCGATAAAACAAATAACCAGATAAGAATGGGGAACACAACTTTTTCCCCGGGGAAAATTGTAACGGCCCGTTTGTTCCATGCAAATTCGGCTGCTTTGTTTGTTTGTACAGCTGGAAATCAAATATCCGAACATTCAAAAAAAATTTCTACTGAGGGAGACGCATTAACCGGGTACATTTTCGACACAATTGGTTCTTTAATAGTAGAAAAAGCCGTGGATAAAATGCAGGAATGGCTTAAAAATAAAATGGCAATCCATGGATTAAATATTTCAGACCGGTTTTCTCCGGGATATTGCAACTGGGATGTTTCGGAACAACAAAAACTGTTTTCTCTGCTCCCTCCCCGGTTTTGTGGTATTACCCTTTCTTCCTCATCGCTTATGAATCCAATAAAATCGGTAAGCGGAATAATTGGGATTGGCCCCGAATTAAAACAGAAGGGATATCAGTGTAACTGGTGCGATGATTTAAATTGTTTCTATGGAAAAATAAAGCGTCAAAAAAAACCTTTAAAAAAATCAGAATAA
- a CDS encoding S8 family serine peptidase, with protein sequence MTKESNVLVNLVRDEILTTNSSIEITTVANADADRVIRSIAVQGVDGKVSPTRRRGGFVWSAENGLPPGQHRLVIDPLVDAKSQKLSDPLEIPFTVVATNSKIAGNLQINSFVRIKFVEDGVERLPGDKISDVEYIEFFKATDRKSGRPLSFEFDHKGKRVDGEKVLEEHREKLNSKFGKIHPALFSIIYSEKPPANVLVDVWYEVEEPEALPSDRALNECDQDSANRRSEEMREKMVERLKEFAKSLRSNLKVVKVDELAPVVTVHVVTSGIKELAERKDVAGLLLHETEGIEDLDDSIAVAASDVVHSGGENGSGVKVAVWESGPTSNSDLVIAGKYKSNPSTSNHSQNVHAIIRNKESGTPNGHAPGVSLYSANDKDRDALTWAVKDKGCTVINQSFHRSSEPGSSALSSDDIYGDYLATRYPYPLIVHAAGNFWNGDPDNINPPSSEYVNHKGYNTISVGNHNDDASAMAASSTFRNPGTSHGDRELPEISANGVGVTADGITMTGTSQASPAVVGVSALLQGTDSTLKHWPEGCRAILLASATKNVAGNTWWQDVSGGVDAKDGAGAVNAKEGCNVAKNRRWGNAPATRRGWDVGLLSSSSFGSDKKSTFEYKVSVPNYIWGPRKVKVALAWTSKTKKTSFLFWSWYMSKLKVDLDLMIYDENGALVGYSGSWDNSYEIAEFTGQPGKTYTIKIRRWSGTESTWYGIAWTVTGGLTIALNPELLQLRRVLR encoded by the coding sequence ATGACTAAAGAAAGTAATGTACTGGTAAATCTGGTACGCGACGAAATTCTAACAACAAATTCGTCTATCGAAATCACAACTGTTGCTAATGCAGATGCAGATCGTGTGATCAGAAGCATAGCGGTTCAGGGAGTGGATGGGAAAGTCTCTCCTACAAGACGGAGAGGTGGTTTTGTATGGAGTGCAGAGAATGGGTTGCCACCCGGACAACATAGGCTGGTAATTGATCCGCTTGTGGATGCTAAATCACAGAAATTGAGTGATCCTCTGGAGATCCCTTTTACAGTAGTTGCCACGAACTCAAAAATTGCCGGCAACCTGCAAATCAATAGTTTTGTTCGAATAAAATTTGTTGAAGATGGTGTTGAGCGGCTTCCGGGTGATAAGATTTCAGACGTAGAGTATATCGAATTTTTTAAAGCTACAGACCGCAAGAGTGGTAGGCCTTTATCATTTGAATTTGACCATAAAGGCAAAAGAGTAGATGGAGAAAAAGTCCTTGAAGAACATCGTGAAAAACTGAATTCGAAATTCGGAAAGATTCATCCCGCACTGTTTTCTATTATCTATTCTGAAAAACCACCTGCAAATGTGTTGGTCGATGTTTGGTACGAAGTTGAGGAGCCCGAAGCTTTGCCTTCAGACCGTGCTTTAAATGAATGTGACCAGGATTCAGCAAACCGGCGTTCAGAAGAAATGAGAGAAAAGATGGTTGAAAGGTTAAAAGAGTTTGCAAAATCTCTTCGCAGCAATCTGAAAGTAGTAAAGGTTGATGAACTCGCGCCGGTAGTTACTGTTCATGTTGTAACATCGGGCATTAAAGAGTTGGCGGAACGAAAAGATGTGGCAGGCTTACTTCTTCATGAAACAGAAGGCATTGAAGACCTTGACGACTCGATTGCTGTCGCCGCCTCCGACGTAGTTCATTCCGGCGGCGAAAACGGTTCGGGAGTAAAAGTAGCTGTATGGGAATCCGGGCCCACCAGTAATTCAGATTTGGTTATTGCGGGAAAATACAAATCAAATCCTTCAACATCAAATCATTCGCAGAATGTGCATGCAATAATCCGGAATAAGGAATCAGGAACACCAAACGGGCACGCTCCGGGGGTTAGCTTGTATTCAGCAAATGATAAAGACAGAGATGCATTAACCTGGGCGGTTAAAGACAAAGGCTGTACGGTTATTAATCAAAGTTTTCACCGATCCAGCGAACCAGGGTCCAGTGCATTATCCAGCGATGATATTTATGGTGACTATCTGGCAACCCGATATCCATATCCTTTAATAGTTCATGCAGCGGGTAACTTCTGGAACGGAGACCCGGATAATATTAATCCGCCCAGCAGCGAGTATGTAAATCATAAAGGGTATAATACGATTTCTGTTGGGAACCACAATGATGATGCATCGGCAATGGCCGCATCATCAACGTTTCGAAATCCGGGTACTTCGCACGGCGATCGTGAACTGCCTGAAATAAGCGCAAACGGTGTTGGCGTAACAGCTGACGGAATTACAATGACCGGAACCAGCCAGGCTTCACCGGCAGTTGTTGGTGTAAGTGCGCTGCTTCAGGGAACAGATTCAACATTAAAACACTGGCCCGAAGGATGCAGAGCCATACTGTTAGCCAGTGCAACAAAAAATGTTGCTGGTAATACATGGTGGCAGGATGTAAGTGGGGGAGTTGACGCAAAAGACGGTGCAGGAGCTGTAAATGCAAAAGAAGGCTGCAATGTAGCAAAGAACCGCCGATGGGGAAATGCACCCGCTACACGCAGAGGATGGGATGTAGGCTTGCTTAGCTCTTCCAGTTTTGGCAGCGACAAAAAATCTACTTTTGAGTATAAAGTGTCTGTTCCCAATTACATATGGGGGCCACGAAAAGTGAAAGTTGCTTTAGCCTGGACATCCAAAACCAAAAAGACATCGTTCCTTTTCTGGAGCTGGTATATGTCAAAGCTAAAGGTCGACCTAGATCTTATGATATACGACGAAAATGGAGCACTTGTAGGGTACAGTGGTTCGTGGGATAATAGTTATGAAATAGCTGAGTTTACCGGTCAGCCGGGCAAAACTTATACAATAAAAATCAGGCGGTGGTCAGGAACAGAGTCAACCTGGTACGGTATTGCCTGGACTGTTACCGGCGGCCTCACCATTGCTTTAAATCCGGAGCTGTTGCAGCTGAGACGCGTTTTGCGGTAG
- a CDS encoding YtxH domain-containing protein, with product MEKGTRNALLGFVAGAAAGALTGILVAPEKGSKTRKKISKKVKNVSKDITETLGEKVDNLKDSVNDAVHEMKGKAAKAEEKVNQKVNATADKAKAAAN from the coding sequence ATGGAAAAAGGAACAAGAAATGCATTGTTGGGATTTGTTGCCGGAGCGGCAGCAGGAGCGTTAACAGGAATTTTGGTAGCACCTGAAAAAGGATCAAAAACCAGAAAGAAAATTTCGAAGAAAGTAAAAAATGTTTCAAAGGATATTACAGAAACTTTGGGGGAGAAAGTTGATAATCTGAAAGATTCTGTAAACGACGCTGTACATGAGATGAAGGGAAAGGCTGCCAAAGCAGAAGAAAAAGTAAATCAAAAGGTTAACGCAACGGCAGACAAAGCAAAAGCAGCAGCCAATTAA
- a CDS encoding TonB-dependent receptor gives MQTKYLLPILLILITQSVLSQNKKSFIESQQTIPFQKLYLHTDREFYFLNDTIWFAGYLLHPQTHTPLKTDCNLYIELTDSSGHSVQKEFFPIEQGFCPGQLTLNRPELEEGNYLLRAYTDLLGEYGDDLIFSKPIRISRVKNTAGHETKDKDKHKIINNITIDLFPEGGFLLAGKYNQMAFKATEPSGRDVEIHGRLLNGKGEELMKFSSLYRGMGIIYFIPEQREKYTIEIDGYPNVIYNFPKISDTGAKLMIYKENPDGIDVNVLLNETVSNQKYYVTSLTRGELNSFAEVSRNKKEKIVHIKNELLKNGINRVVLLNENFKPVSERLVFIDEAEDASLKLNLNQFQFRPREQVKLEIDVCKNIDRNEIANLSISVIDKSSIPESGITENIKSYLLIDSELKGYIASPADYFINEPQISSAKKLDLLMMTQGWSNYVWNTLTKRERIPEIETHLGHTFTGTLKNYYKTKKLTDSEVILSVSGKTDNFMNFTQTDSLGNYTFDNVQFYDSAIVFIQGKNKRDKLNTTITLDSILFSSPETTSSELTLAKHFTKIPVPMLRTKYFNEARLKEFFPDRDTRLIEEVRVTAARPEEEKSQGRIRIYTEPTHTVVLKENAYAYPNIMEYLAGRVPGRVDSTYLFLIDGIEVFSTDDFPAYDYVTSIPVGDIERVEILKHAAGTYYGMRGRNGVINIIIKRGGGRTSTPDILKGTIVKRIKGFSSYREFYSPAYNSENIRSEIPDYRTTLYWNPSIAVEDGKVNCTFFTCDNVAEYKIFVEGITENGTICLGEAEFEAVKNNDTTSENY, from the coding sequence ATGCAAACAAAATACTTACTCCCAATTTTACTGATATTAATTACGCAGTCAGTTCTTTCTCAGAACAAAAAGTCATTTATTGAAAGCCAACAAACGATTCCTTTTCAAAAACTTTACCTACACACCGATCGTGAATTTTACTTTTTGAATGATACAATTTGGTTTGCGGGATACCTACTTCACCCGCAAACGCATACTCCTTTAAAAACCGACTGTAACTTGTATATCGAATTAACTGACAGTTCCGGTCATTCTGTTCAAAAAGAATTTTTTCCGATTGAGCAAGGTTTTTGCCCAGGCCAGTTAACGCTAAACAGGCCTGAATTGGAAGAAGGAAACTACCTGCTTCGTGCTTACACCGATTTATTGGGTGAATATGGAGATGATTTAATTTTTTCAAAACCAATTCGTATTAGTCGTGTAAAAAATACAGCCGGTCATGAAACAAAGGATAAGGATAAGCATAAAATAATCAACAACATAACTATCGACCTGTTTCCCGAAGGTGGTTTTCTGCTGGCGGGCAAATACAACCAAATGGCTTTTAAAGCAACTGAACCTTCGGGAAGGGATGTTGAAATTCACGGCCGGTTACTAAACGGGAAAGGAGAAGAGTTGATGAAATTTTCTTCGTTGTACCGGGGCATGGGAATAATTTATTTTATTCCGGAGCAAAGAGAAAAATATACAATTGAAATTGATGGTTATCCGAATGTAATCTATAATTTCCCTAAAATCTCAGACACCGGAGCCAAACTGATGATTTACAAAGAAAATCCGGACGGTATTGATGTTAACGTTCTTTTAAACGAAACAGTTAGCAATCAAAAATACTATGTGACTTCTCTAACCAGAGGCGAATTAAACTCTTTTGCAGAGGTAAGCAGGAACAAAAAAGAAAAAATTGTTCATATTAAAAACGAACTACTAAAAAACGGTATCAACCGGGTAGTTCTGTTAAACGAAAATTTCAAACCTGTCTCGGAACGACTTGTTTTTATTGATGAAGCCGAAGATGCTTCTTTGAAATTAAATTTGAACCAATTCCAATTTCGCCCACGGGAACAAGTGAAACTTGAAATAGATGTATGTAAAAACATTGACAGAAATGAAATTGCTAACCTTTCCATTTCGGTTATTGATAAAAGTTCGATTCCGGAATCAGGGATTACAGAAAATATAAAGTCCTATCTGTTAATCGATTCTGAACTAAAAGGGTACATTGCCAGCCCTGCCGACTACTTTATAAACGAACCTCAAATTTCATCAGCAAAAAAACTTGATTTACTTATGATGACCCAGGGTTGGAGCAACTATGTTTGGAATACACTAACCAAGAGAGAAAGAATCCCGGAAATTGAAACACATTTAGGACATACTTTTACAGGAACATTAAAAAATTACTACAAAACAAAAAAGCTAACTGATTCAGAAGTAATACTGAGTGTGTCCGGAAAAACAGACAACTTTATGAATTTTACCCAAACTGATTCACTGGGAAACTATACATTTGACAATGTACAGTTTTATGATTCAGCTATTGTTTTTATACAGGGAAAAAATAAAAGAGACAAACTTAATACAACCATAACGTTAGACAGTATCCTTTTTAGCTCGCCTGAAACAACCTCTTCTGAACTGACGTTGGCAAAACATTTTACCAAAATTCCGGTTCCCATGCTTCGGACAAAATATTTTAACGAAGCCAGACTAAAAGAATTTTTCCCCGACCGTGATACCCGTCTTATTGAAGAAGTAAGAGTAACGGCAGCCAGGCCGGAGGAAGAAAAAAGCCAGGGACGAATTAGAATTTATACCGAACCAACTCACACGGTAGTATTGAAAGAAAATGCTTATGCATACCCAAACATTATGGAATATTTGGCAGGTCGCGTTCCCGGAAGAGTGGATTCCACCTATTTATTCTTGATAGATGGGATTGAAGTATTTTCAACAGATGATTTTCCAGCATATGATTATGTAACCTCTATTCCTGTGGGAGATATAGAAAGAGTAGAAATTCTAAAACATGCCGCAGGTACTTATTATGGAATGCGCGGAAGAAATGGTGTTATTAACATCATTATTAAAAGAGGTGGGGGACGTACATCAACGCCGGATATTCTGAAAGGTACAATAGTTAAACGAATTAAAGGCTTTTCATCGTACCGCGAATTTTATTCTCCAGCATACAACAGCGAAAATATACGTTCTGAAATACCCGACTACCGGACTACACTTTACTGGAATCCGTCAATCGCGGTGGAAGATGGGAAAGTTAACTGTACTTTTTTTACTTGCGACAATGTTGCCGAATACAAAATATTTGTAGAAGGAATTACAGAAAACGGAACAATTTGTTTGGGTGAGGCAGAGTTCGAAGCGGTTAAAAACAATGATACTACAAGCGAAAATTATTAA
- a CDS encoding GatB/YqeY domain-containing protein yields MTIFEQINDDIKTAMKAREKEKLEALRNIKKVMLEAKTSKGAGAELTDEEALKIISKLAKQGSDSAAIYKEQGRQELYDQEMAQVAVYESYLPAKMTEEELTAVVKAIIEKTGASSMKDMGKVMGLASKELAGKADGKEIADKVKKLLQ; encoded by the coding sequence ATGACAATTTTTGAACAAATAAACGACGATATTAAAACGGCTATGAAAGCCCGTGAAAAAGAAAAACTGGAAGCACTCAGAAACATCAAGAAAGTGATGCTTGAAGCGAAAACATCAAAAGGCGCCGGAGCTGAATTGACTGATGAAGAGGCGTTAAAGATTATATCAAAACTGGCTAAACAAGGTTCCGATTCGGCAGCTATTTATAAAGAACAGGGAAGACAAGAATTGTACGATCAGGAAATGGCACAGGTAGCTGTTTATGAAAGTTATCTCCCCGCAAAAATGACTGAAGAGGAACTAACAGCTGTTGTGAAGGCGATAATTGAAAAAACCGGAGCTTCGTCTATGAAAGATATGGGAAAAGTTATGGGGCTGGCGAGCAAAGAATTAGCCGGAAAAGCAGACGGGAAAGAAATAGCCGATAAAGTGAAAAAATTATTACAATAG
- a CDS encoding sugar phosphate isomerase/epimerase family protein produces the protein MRFYQSRKEFIRNLSLLAGASAFPGSLFASSGKVAGSKMKLGLVTYLWAKDWDIPTIIKNCSETQVLGVELRVEHAHGVNFNMTAAERAEVKKKFNDSPVEIVGMGTNEEYHSPDPAVLKKHIENTRKWLELSRDIGGSGVKVKPNAFPDGVSKEKTLEQIGKALNEIGKMALDMGQQIRLEVHGRETQKLPNIKTMMDYVENKGATVCWNCNEQDLDGQGLEYNFNLVKEKFGDICHVRELNVGDYPYQQLMDLFVKIDYPGWILLECRTDPADKVAAMKEQRQVWQKMIKNAQAKL, from the coding sequence ATGAGATTTTATCAAAGCAGAAAAGAGTTTATCAGGAATTTATCACTATTGGCAGGTGCGTCGGCATTTCCCGGAAGTTTATTTGCTTCCTCAGGTAAGGTTGCAGGCTCGAAAATGAAACTGGGACTGGTAACTTATTTGTGGGCAAAGGACTGGGATATTCCAACCATAATAAAAAACTGTAGTGAAACACAGGTGTTGGGAGTCGAACTTCGGGTCGAACATGCACATGGTGTTAATTTTAATATGACAGCAGCAGAACGGGCAGAGGTAAAGAAAAAGTTCAACGATTCTCCTGTTGAAATTGTTGGAATGGGAACAAATGAAGAATACCATTCTCCGGACCCTGCCGTATTAAAAAAGCATATTGAAAATACAAGGAAGTGGCTTGAACTAAGCAGAGATATTGGTGGCTCCGGGGTGAAGGTGAAACCAAATGCATTCCCCGATGGAGTTTCAAAGGAAAAAACGCTGGAGCAAATTGGCAAGGCACTGAATGAAATAGGAAAAATGGCGCTTGATATGGGACAACAAATCCGGTTAGAAGTACATGGACGGGAAACACAAAAGTTGCCTAACATCAAAACCATGATGGATTATGTTGAAAACAAAGGTGCAACGGTTTGCTGGAATTGTAATGAGCAGGATTTGGACGGCCAGGGGCTGGAATACAATTTTAATCTTGTTAAAGAAAAATTTGGGGACATTTGCCATGTTCGTGAACTAAATGTGGGCGATTATCCCTATCAGCAGTTGATGGACTTGTTTGTGAAAATAGATTATCCCGGTTGGATTTTGTTGGAATGCCGCACTGATCCTGCAGACAAAGTTGCAGCGATGAAAGAACAACGGCAGGTTTGGCAAAAAATGATCAAAAACGCACAAGCCAAATTGTAA
- a CDS encoding universal stress protein has protein sequence MKTNLLLLDSLKNSESLLSFAFSFSNRYRRKLKITYVFDLKWMGQSYMSGATAPMDAGFIRAEKMAGKEFEEAQTKIRTMVDEYLKKNLIQIPYEISTSELNRVDLVEEELKKDKDLMLLINNYQSYAELSGGLIRYPNIVNDVKCPVFVIPEDTPHVVLKDVVYATDYNPEDITSLKHLSTFLKQAERAHITVLHNDKEVDFDEKLKWKGFKELVKEEVDFDNFNFTLENQEDFRKGIEDYSSEHKTDLLVLMHEKRGFFEQVFSSSDVKNVLTHFDKPVLVYHQQ, from the coding sequence ATGAAAACAAATTTGTTGTTACTGGATTCATTAAAGAACAGTGAAAGTTTACTGTCGTTTGCTTTTTCATTTAGCAATCGTTACAGAAGGAAATTGAAGATTACATACGTTTTTGATTTGAAATGGATGGGACAATCATACATGTCTGGTGCCACAGCTCCTATGGATGCGGGTTTTATACGTGCTGAAAAGATGGCCGGAAAAGAATTTGAAGAAGCCCAAACTAAAATCAGAACGATGGTGGATGAGTATTTAAAGAAAAACCTTATTCAAATTCCTTACGAAATCAGCACCTCAGAATTAAATCGGGTTGATTTGGTAGAGGAAGAACTTAAGAAAGATAAGGATTTGATGTTGCTGATTAATAATTACCAAAGTTATGCGGAACTATCTGGAGGGCTGATTCGTTATCCAAATATTGTAAACGATGTAAAATGCCCGGTTTTTGTAATACCGGAAGATACACCACACGTTGTTCTTAAAGATGTGGTATATGCTACCGACTACAATCCGGAAGATATTACTTCATTAAAGCATTTGTCAACCTTTTTGAAACAGGCAGAACGTGCTCATATTACGGTTCTACACAACGACAAAGAGGTTGATTTTGATGAAAAGTTGAAGTGGAAAGGTTTTAAAGAGCTTGTAAAAGAAGAGGTCGATTTTGACAATTTTAATTTTACGCTTGAAAATCAGGAAGATTTCAGAAAAGGAATTGAAGATTATTCATCGGAACATAAAACAGATTTACTGGTGTTAATGCATGAAAAGAGGGGTTTTTTTGAACAGGTTTTTTCATCAAGTGATGTAAAAAACGTATTGACACATTTTGATAAACCGGTTCTGGTTTATCATCAACAGTAA
- a CDS encoding Dps family protein yields the protein MRTNEKIFQNLGFANKDTTELTKEINLLIASYHVHYQKLRNFHWNVTGKDFFDLHEKFEELYNFSKVNIDDLAERVRVFGEKPMARLDEYLKFSKISEPEPGLSPDNMVDSILTDFEILLSQMINVLDLANESGDVSTIDLLNSIVKQTEKYYWMFTAWMEKN from the coding sequence ATGAGAACAAATGAAAAAATATTCCAAAATTTGGGATTTGCAAATAAAGATACTACAGAATTAACAAAGGAAATTAATTTGCTGATTGCAAGTTATCATGTGCATTATCAGAAACTGCGGAATTTTCACTGGAATGTAACCGGAAAAGACTTTTTTGATCTGCATGAAAAATTTGAGGAATTATATAATTTTTCGAAGGTTAATATTGATGATTTGGCAGAACGAGTCCGTGTATTTGGCGAAAAACCGATGGCTCGCCTGGATGAATATTTGAAATTTTCAAAAATTTCAGAACCAGAACCAGGTCTTAGTCCTGATAATATGGTGGACAGCATTTTAACCGACTTTGAGATTTTACTCTCTCAAATGATAAATGTGCTGGATTTAGCCAATGAAAGCGGTGACGTATCAACTATCGATTTATTAAACAGCATTGTAAAACAGACTGAGAAATATTACTGGATGTTTACAGCCTGGATGGAAAAGAATTAG
- a CDS encoding peptidylprolyl isomerase: MKEAEIYTSKGVMKIKFFEEDAPGTVANFIKLSKEGFYDGLNFHRVIPNFVIQGGCPDKTGAGGPGYTIKCELDGNNQYHERGVLSMAHAGKDTGGSQFFICHNRENTKHLDKHHTCFGKIYEGLDVIDDIRQGDEIEKIEIIED; the protein is encoded by the coding sequence ATGAAAGAAGCAGAGATTTATACGTCGAAGGGAGTAATGAAAATAAAATTCTTTGAAGAAGATGCGCCCGGTACGGTAGCAAATTTTATTAAGCTCTCAAAAGAAGGATTTTACGACGGATTAAATTTTCACAGGGTAATACCAAACTTTGTTATTCAGGGGGGATGCCCCGACAAAACCGGCGCAGGAGGCCCGGGTTATACTATCAAGTGTGAACTCGATGGAAACAACCAATACCACGAAAGAGGAGTTTTATCGATGGCACATGCAGGTAAAGACACAGGTGGTTCGCAATTTTTTATTTGCCACAACCGGGAGAATACCAAACACCTGGACAAGCATCATACTTGCTTTGGAAAAATTTATGAAGGACTCGATGTTATTGATGATATCAGGCAAGGTGATGAAATTGAAAAGATTGAAATTATTGAAGATTAA
- a CDS encoding glycoside hydrolase family 27 protein yields the protein MKLKKLISAAAGFLVMLQPLLSQNKTPEFYSLAENPPMGWNSWDCYGPTVTEKEVKANTDYMAEKLKSFGWQYIVVDIRWYVENTKAQGYNQTDPVYCMDEYGRLIPATNKFPSSAGNQGFKPIADYIHKKGLKFGIHLMRGIPVEAVKKDTPVKGTKYSAKDIFSEELQCKWLRDMYTVDASKPGAQEYYNSLFELYASWEVDYVKIDNLSRPYHQKEIELIRNAIENCGRPMVLSTSPGATPLENAEHVKTHANLWRICDDFWDNWRYMAPMFELCKNWAPYSGPGHWPDADMLPLGRISIRGERGEERMTGFTKDEQYTLMNLWAIFRSPLMFGGDLPSNDDFTLSLITNKDILNVNQNSTNNHELKNEKGLIVWTANVPNSKDKYLAFFNSNDKETRVISVTMKELGLNNSTTVTNLWSKEKETVKNEKIIKKIAPHASAIFRLSQN from the coding sequence ATGAAATTAAAAAAACTTATATCAGCGGCAGCTGGCTTTCTTGTCATGCTGCAACCTCTTCTTTCTCAAAATAAAACTCCTGAGTTTTACTCTTTGGCTGAAAATCCACCAATGGGATGGAACAGCTGGGACTGCTATGGGCCAACCGTTACAGAAAAAGAAGTAAAAGCCAACACTGACTATATGGCAGAAAAATTAAAATCTTTTGGCTGGCAATATATTGTGGTTGATATAAGATGGTATGTTGAAAATACCAAGGCACAAGGATACAATCAAACCGACCCTGTTTATTGTATGGATGAATATGGAAGATTAATTCCAGCAACAAATAAATTCCCATCATCTGCGGGGAATCAAGGATTTAAACCGATAGCAGACTACATTCATAAAAAAGGGCTAAAATTCGGGATTCACCTCATGCGCGGGATTCCGGTTGAAGCAGTTAAAAAAGATACACCGGTAAAAGGCACAAAATATTCAGCAAAAGATATTTTTTCAGAAGAGCTGCAATGCAAGTGGTTACGAGATATGTATACCGTTGATGCTTCAAAACCAGGAGCACAGGAATATTACAACTCGTTGTTTGAACTCTATGCAAGCTGGGAAGTAGACTATGTTAAGATTGACAATTTATCACGCCCTTATCACCAGAAAGAAATAGAGCTTATCAGAAATGCTATAGAAAATTGCGGAAGGCCAATGGTTTTAAGTACTTCACCAGGAGCCACCCCTCTTGAAAATGCAGAACATGTAAAAACACACGCCAATCTTTGGCGCATTTGTGATGATTTTTGGGATAACTGGAGATACATGGCTCCCATGTTTGAATTGTGTAAAAACTGGGCTCCGTACAGTGGACCGGGACATTGGCCGGATGCCGACATGCTTCCGCTGGGAAGAATTTCGATAAGGGGAGAGCGGGGCGAAGAAAGAATGACCGGATTTACAAAGGATGAACAATATACTTTAATGAATTTGTGGGCTATTTTCCGCTCTCCGTTAATGTTTGGCGGAGATTTGCCAAGCAACGACGATTTTACCCTCTCGCTGATTACCAACAAGGATATTTTAAACGTTAACCAAAACAGTACCAACAATCATGAATTAAAAAATGAGAAAGGCTTAATTGTGTGGACTGCAAATGTACCCAATTCAAAAGATAAATATTTAGCGTTTTTCAATAGCAATGATAAAGAAACCCGAGTTATTTCAGTAACAATGAAAGAACTGGGTCTAAATAACAGTACAACCGTAACAAACCTTTGGAGTAAAGAAAAGGAAACTGTAAAAAATGAAAAAATTATAAAAAAAATAGCTCCTCATGCCTCTGCAATATTTAGACTGAGCCAAAACTAA